A part of Gemmatimonas groenlandica genomic DNA contains:
- the holA gene encoding DNA polymerase III subunit delta has product MAKESSPLRVVQAAIQSRSFAPVYYLHGDDDYLKDAAVRDLLDASIDPSTRDFNCEIRRASELDAEAVSSLLSTPPMLAEKRAVVFRDVTALKKAARQQLDKYLKRPAGDTLLLLVSPAGTKADTALAAASESLEFAPLTPERVRRWITHHATTALAVHIADDAAQLLQQAVGNDLHQLASELDKCASYALGARELPTGDADVRATIDIDIVSAVVGIRRGETVTDLLDAVARQDAAAAVTLVAHVLGQPKVTAVQVVMMLSTQAFALAYGRARRDAGIPTNRLPQEFFAFLKETGGYPGRPWGEAASAWTKVTEQWSAVSCEKALELLLEADMALKDTTVSNAEQILMSLVLSLCAMRRRKAA; this is encoded by the coding sequence ATGGCCAAGGAATCGTCGCCCCTCCGCGTCGTGCAAGCTGCGATTCAGTCGCGGAGCTTCGCGCCTGTGTACTACTTGCACGGCGACGACGATTACCTGAAGGATGCCGCCGTGCGCGACCTGCTCGACGCGTCGATCGACCCGAGCACACGCGACTTCAACTGCGAAATCCGTCGCGCCAGCGAGCTCGATGCCGAAGCGGTGAGCAGCCTGCTTTCGACGCCGCCGATGCTCGCCGAGAAACGCGCCGTGGTCTTCCGCGATGTGACGGCGCTCAAGAAAGCCGCGCGACAGCAGCTCGACAAATATCTGAAGCGACCCGCCGGCGACACGTTGCTGTTGCTGGTGAGTCCGGCCGGTACGAAGGCCGATACGGCGCTCGCGGCGGCGTCGGAGTCGCTCGAGTTTGCGCCGCTCACGCCAGAGCGCGTGCGCCGGTGGATCACGCACCATGCGACCACCGCGCTGGCGGTCCACATTGCCGACGATGCCGCACAGCTGCTGCAGCAGGCGGTGGGCAACGATCTCCATCAACTCGCGTCGGAGCTCGACAAGTGCGCCAGTTACGCACTCGGGGCGCGAGAGCTACCGACGGGTGACGCCGACGTTCGTGCGACCATCGATATCGACATCGTCTCGGCCGTGGTCGGCATCCGTCGCGGCGAAACGGTGACGGATCTGCTCGACGCCGTCGCCCGACAGGATGCCGCGGCCGCGGTGACGCTGGTGGCGCACGTGCTGGGGCAGCCGAAAGTCACAGCGGTGCAAGTCGTGATGATGCTGAGCACGCAGGCGTTCGCACTGGCTTATGGTCGGGCGCGACGCGATGCGGGCATTCCGACCAACCGGTTGCCGCAGGAGTTCTTCGCGTTCCTCAAGGAGACCGGCGGATATCCTGGTCGGCCATGGGGGGAAGCGGCATCGGCCTGGACGAAGGTGACGGAGCAATGGAGTGCGGTATCGTGCGAGAAGGCGCTCGAGCTGTTGCTGGAAGCCGATATGGCGCTCAAGGACACGACGGTCTCGAACGCGGAGCAGATCCTGATGTCACTCGTGCTGAGTCTCTGTGCCATGCGTCGCCGGAAGGCCGCATGA
- a CDS encoding SPOR domain-containing protein: protein MMRGMMRRTLMLAAVGCAALLSIAPTASAQVTPAVERTTARARAMLDGGEGTAARTLLDSLVGAVPVGTLDLAEALYWRAVLAERVGEAERDWKRLVIDVPLSPRAPDALVRLGELDMLRGHPADARVYFTRLLRDFPSGAYRAKGLLWLTRSYFEERNMADGCGALDSLRGEQIPDGELRLQSDELQRRCIGGRLNIPASSAPAASKSAEKAVQKPTERPPEAPAEKPAAGAGRYSVQLAAYDTRAEASDAVKRFAKRDIDARIDGEQKPFRVRTGYYVMRADAINALNKLKKLGFDGFVAERAP, encoded by the coding sequence ATGATGCGCGGTATGATGCGCCGCACCCTGATGTTGGCGGCGGTCGGTTGCGCTGCGCTGCTGTCGATCGCGCCGACGGCGTCGGCGCAGGTCACGCCGGCGGTCGAGCGCACGACGGCGCGGGCCCGCGCGATGCTTGATGGTGGCGAGGGCACCGCGGCGCGCACGCTGCTGGATTCGCTGGTGGGTGCGGTGCCGGTGGGGACGCTCGATCTGGCCGAAGCGCTCTACTGGCGCGCGGTGCTCGCTGAGCGAGTCGGCGAAGCGGAGCGCGACTGGAAACGCCTGGTGATCGACGTGCCGCTGTCACCGCGCGCTCCCGATGCGTTGGTGCGGCTGGGCGAACTCGACATGCTGCGCGGCCATCCGGCCGATGCGCGCGTGTATTTCACGCGCCTGCTGCGCGATTTCCCCAGCGGCGCGTATCGCGCGAAGGGACTGCTGTGGCTGACGCGCAGCTACTTCGAGGAGCGCAACATGGCCGACGGCTGCGGCGCGCTCGATTCGCTGCGCGGCGAACAGATCCCCGATGGTGAACTGCGATTGCAGTCGGACGAACTGCAGCGCCGGTGCATCGGCGGCCGGCTGAACATCCCAGCATCGTCGGCACCGGCCGCATCGAAATCGGCCGAGAAGGCGGTGCAAAAGCCGACGGAAAGGCCACCCGAAGCGCCGGCTGAGAAGCCGGCCGCCGGCGCCGGTCGCTACTCCGTGCAGTTGGCGGCCTACGATACGCGCGCCGAAGCGAGCGACGCCGTGAAGCGATTCGCGAAGCGGGATATCGACGCGCGTATCGACGGCGAGCAGAAGCCGTTCCGCGTACGCACGGGGTATTACGTCATGCGCGCCGACGCGATCAATGCGCTGAACAAGCTGAAGAAGCTCGGGTTTGACGGCTTCGTCGCGGAGCGCGCGCCGTGA